A region from the Neomonachus schauinslandi chromosome 2, ASM220157v2, whole genome shotgun sequence genome encodes:
- the LOC110571190 gene encoding 60S ribosomal protein L23a-like: MAPKAKKEASAPPKAEAKAKALKAKKVVLKGVHSHKEKKICTSPTFRRPKTLRLRRQPKYPQKSAPRRNKLDHYAIFKFPLTTESAMKKTEDNNTLVFIVDVKANKHQIKQAVKKLYDIDMAKVNTLIRPDGEKKAYVRLAPDYDALDVANKIGII, from the coding sequence ATGGCACCGAAGGCTAAGAAGgaagcctctgcccctcccaaagccgaagccaaagcaaaggctttgaaggccaagaaagTGGTGCTGAAAGGCGTCCACAGtcacaaagaaaagaagatcTGCACGTCACCTACATTCCGACGACCCAAGACACTGCGTCTGCGGAGGCAGCCCAAATATCCTCAAAAGAGCgcccccaggagaaacaagctTGATCACTATGCCATCTTCAAGTTCCCCCTGACTACTGAGTCAgccatgaagaaaacagaagacaacaACACACTTGTGTTCATTGTGGATGTTAAGGCCAATAAGCACCAGATCAaacaggctgtgaagaagctctACGACATTGACATGGCcaaggtcaacaccttgatcaggcctgatggagagaagaaggcatatgttcgactggctcctgactatgatgctttggatgttgccaacaaaattggaatcatctaa